In Maledivibacter sp., the sequence GAAGTTTTTAAGGTAAATGCAATTATAGAAGAAAATTGCAAAACAGGTAAACCTAATATCATTTTTACAGGAGTATAAAAACTATGAGACAAAAATACTATGAAGAATTATCCATATCTATGTATCCTGCTGCATTACTTCATCGCTTTGGAGTTAATGGCAAGGTGTCAGGAAGTATATATGCTGTAGGGGAAATGAAGGGTGTTATTCCTATCATCCATGGGCCTAGAGGGTGCGGTTATCATTATAGGTATTCAGCTAGAAGAAGAAATTATCCCTATTATGATGTCATATCTAGTGAAATGGAAGAAAGGGAAATTATTTTTGGAGGAGAAGAAAAACTATATGAGACTATTATAAAAACCCATGAGCTTTATTCACCCAAGTTAATTGTGGTTATTCCCACACCTATATCCGATGTTATACACGATGATATTGTATCTGCTGTAAAAAGGGCAAGAGATAAGGGAATCAATGTAATAGATATAAAGTCTGAGCTTTTTTCCCATAGGGACAAGAGTTATTCGGCAAAGAGGTTTAAAGAGGTTGCCAAACAAAAATTTGGACAAAGCAAGAATCTTGATTTTGATATAAAGGGCTGTGGATTTACAGAAATGCTGTATGCAATTGTGGAGGATATAATGGTAAAAACAGAGGTGATCCCCCTCACTGTTAATATAGAAACTATTGGGTTTGGCCCCCATGGGAAACAAGTTCTAAGGGAAGTAGAAGATACTTTGGGCTTAGTAAATGTAAGGATTAATACATATTTTCCAAGTACTTCCTATGAAAAAGTAGTAACTATGTCATCGGCTTCCTTAAATATTGTTAGAAGATTAAGATGGGCTAAGAATATGAAGGAGAAATTCGGCACCCCATATCTTCAAATAAATACGACTGGAAGATACTCTGGTATCAAAGGGATATCTGAGTTTTATAGGGACATAGGTATACAACTTGGAATAGAAGATGCCATGGAAAACCTCATTAAGATTAAGGAAAAGAATGCCCTTGATAGGGTTTTACTATTCAAAGAAAAAATTTCTGCCTACAGGGTAATGATTATCAGTAGCAATATTCAATCGGTTCCGTATCTTATAAAGAAATATGCTGTTGATTATGGTATGAATATAATAGCCTGTACGGTTATATTAACTGAAAAAACAAAGAAAAATCTTGATATTGACGATGGAGTTCTTAGCAATCTTAAAAATAAAATAGGGAGTGCAATAAATGAATGTAGCAAAACCACTGAGTTATTGATAAATCCTACCCATAAAGAAGTGAAGAAAATATCAAGAAGATGTGATGTGATAGTAGGTACAGACGACTATAGTTTTCACGAACTTGGACTGCCTATTGTACATCCTAGGCATGATACTATGTCATTATCCTACGAATCATATATTAGTAGTGTAGAAAAAATGTATGGGAAATTGAAAACATCTGCAAATAAGCCTAATTTAATATTAAACAAATTAGAATATGATAGAGAAAGCTATCCTTTATTATCTAAAGGGAATATCATTGCCACAGAAAAAATGTGGTCAAAAATGTGGCTCCATAGAAAGGGTAAATAGTATGAAGTGTAGTAATCCGTGTAGAATATTTGGTGCGTATCAGGCCCTTGGTGGTATAGAAGATGGTGTAGTGCTTTTCCACTCCGTTGTAGGATG encodes:
- a CDS encoding nitrogenase component 1 yields the protein MRQKYYEELSISMYPAALLHRFGVNGKVSGSIYAVGEMKGVIPIIHGPRGCGYHYRYSARRRNYPYYDVISSEMEEREIIFGGEEKLYETIIKTHELYSPKLIVVIPTPISDVIHDDIVSAVKRARDKGINVIDIKSELFSHRDKSYSAKRFKEVAKQKFGQSKNLDFDIKGCGFTEMLYAIVEDIMVKTEVIPLTVNIETIGFGPHGKQVLREVEDTLGLVNVRINTYFPSTSYEKVVTMSSASLNIVRRLRWAKNMKEKFGTPYLQINTTGRYSGIKGISEFYRDIGIQLGIEDAMENLIKIKEKNALDRVLLFKEKISAYRVMIISSNIQSVPYLIKKYAVDYGMNIIACTVILTEKTKKNLDIDDGVLSNLKNKIGSAINECSKTTELLINPTHKEVKKISRRCDVIVGTDDYSFHELGLPIVHPRHDTMSLSYESYISSVEKMYGKLKTSANKPNLILNKLEYDRESYPLLSKGNIIATEKMWSKMWLHRKGK